From the genome of Streptococcus marmotae, one region includes:
- a CDS encoding YopX family protein, whose protein sequence is MIPKFRAWSKVDLENPEMKVVEGINYHGEGVWFNEIIDDETSADWADFNEIILMQSTGLFDKNGVEIFEGDIVLQNEWRKVVVSFGTQEVEENFGDIRIFQGFNLNLGGGYPTAVKNDFEVLGNIYENPELLEVE, encoded by the coding sequence ATGATACCAAAATTTAGAGCTTGGTCAAAAGTCGATTTAGAAAATCCTGAAATGAAGGTTGTTGAAGGCATTAACTATCACGGTGAAGGGGTTTGGTTTAACGAAATAATTGACGACGAAACTTCAGCTGACTGGGCGGACTTTAACGAGATTATCCTCATGCAATCAACAGGTTTGTTTGATAAGAATGGTGTTGAAATTTTTGAAGGGGATATTGTATTGCAGAACGAGTGGCGCAAGGTTGTCGTCTCGTTTGGTACGCAGGAAGTAGAAGAAAATTTTGGGGATATAAGAATTTTCCAAGGGTTTAATTTGAATTTAGGAGGTGGGTACCCCACTGCTGTTAAGAATGATTTTGAAGTCCTCGGCAATATCTACGAGAATCCAGAACTGTTGGAGGTGGAGTGA
- a CDS encoding helix-turn-helix domain-containing protein, which produces MTTAEKVAYILKVNYWTQQQLGEKIGVTFNTISKWKRGFAISDENRLKIEQLYNQARRLEWERRQPNLEPMQNLKSKGKVLSERGKMVFKFPWYSYQRK; this is translated from the coding sequence ATGACAACAGCTGAGAAAGTGGCCTACATTTTAAAAGTCAACTACTGGACGCAGCAGCAACTTGGAGAGAAAATCGGCGTAACTTTTAACACGATTTCTAAGTGGAAGCGAGGTTTTGCTATAAGCGATGAAAATCGCCTTAAAATCGAACAACTCTACAACCAAGCAAGAAGATTGGAGTGGGAACGTAGGCAACCGAATCTAGAACCAATGCAAAATCTGAAGTCGAAAGGCAAAGTCTTGTCAGAACGTGGGAAGATGGTGTTTAAATTCCCGTGGTACAGTTACCAGCGAAAATAA
- a CDS encoding phage portal protein, translated as MELKGISYLRSKLSSVKQRVDLRYKQYAMQHQESPIGITIPAEIRRQYQAVLGWCAKGVDSLADRLVFREFANDDFEVNDIFRQNNPDVFFDSVVLSALIGACSFVYVSKGEDGEPRLQVIEASNATGILNPITGLLTEGYAVLQRDEYGRPLQEAYFTSDWTLYIQNGKHTPVKNETGVPLLVPIIHRPDAVRPFGRSRITRAGMYYQRYAKRTLERADVTAEFYSFPQKYVLGTDPDMERLDKWQATVSSLLQFSKDEDGDKPTVGQFTTSSMSPFTEQLRTAAAGFAGEMGLTLDDLGFVSDNPSSVEAIKASHENLRLAGRKAQRSLGSGLLNVAYVAACLRDGYPYLRSQFMKLVPKWEPLFEADATTLTMLGDGVIKINQSLPGYITGETIRDLTGIRGDESAVPVVPKEKVDE; from the coding sequence TTGGAACTAAAAGGGATTAGTTATCTTAGGTCTAAGCTGTCTTCGGTGAAGCAACGGGTGGATTTGAGGTATAAGCAGTATGCGATGCAACATCAGGAGTCTCCGATAGGGATTACGATTCCAGCGGAGATTCGCAGGCAATATCAGGCTGTTCTTGGTTGGTGTGCTAAGGGTGTGGATAGCTTAGCAGACAGGCTGGTCTTTCGTGAGTTTGCTAATGATGATTTTGAGGTGAATGACATCTTTCGGCAGAACAATCCTGATGTCTTTTTTGATAGTGTGGTTTTGTCTGCTTTGATTGGGGCTTGTAGTTTTGTCTATGTCTCAAAGGGAGAAGATGGGGAGCCCCGGTTGCAGGTTATTGAGGCAAGCAATGCTACGGGGATTCTCAATCCGATTACTGGGTTGTTGACGGAAGGTTATGCGGTGTTGCAGCGTGATGAGTATGGTAGGCCTTTGCAAGAAGCCTACTTTACATCGGATTGGACGCTTTATATTCAGAATGGGAAGCATACTCCTGTCAAGAATGAGACTGGGGTTCCTTTGCTGGTGCCGATTATCCATCGTCCTGATGCGGTGCGTCCGTTTGGTCGTTCTCGGATTACGAGGGCTGGGATGTACTATCAGAGGTATGCGAAGCGTACGTTGGAGCGGGCTGATGTGACGGCGGAGTTTTATTCGTTTCCACAGAAGTATGTTTTGGGGACTGATCCTGATATGGAGAGGTTGGATAAATGGCAGGCGACGGTTTCTAGTTTGTTGCAGTTTTCGAAGGACGAGGACGGGGACAAGCCAACGGTTGGTCAGTTTACGACTTCTAGCATGTCGCCTTTTACGGAGCAATTGCGGACGGCGGCGGCTGGTTTTGCGGGTGAAATGGGCTTGACCTTGGATGATTTGGGCTTTGTGTCGGATAATCCGTCGTCGGTCGAGGCTATCAAGGCAAGTCATGAGAATTTGCGGTTGGCTGGTCGGAAGGCGCAACGGTCGCTCGGGTCTGGGTTGTTAAATGTGGCCTATGTGGCGGCGTGTTTGCGTGATGGGTACCCTTATTTGCGTAGCCAGTTTATGAAATTGGTTCCGAAATGGGAGCCGTTATTTGAAGCGGATGCGACAACCTTGACTATGCTGGGTGATGGTGTCATTAAAATCAATCAGTCCTTGCCAGGTTATATCACTGGGGAGACAATCCGTGATTTGACGGGTATTCGTGGGGATGAATCGGCTGTGCCGGTGGTTCCCAAGGAGAAGGTAGATGAATGA
- a CDS encoding capsid assembly scaffolding protein Gp46 family protein, with the protein MSEFKTIETQEELDRIVETRLARQKERFADYDQLKDRVKELETENVGLKSALETSKQESASSSKQIEELEGKVAGYETTALRTRIALQNGLPYDLADRLQGSDEAELTADAERLVGFLRTTEPVPPLKDIEPVKGDNAMKQMLQELVNKGE; encoded by the coding sequence ATGTCTGAATTTAAAACGATTGAAACACAGGAAGAATTGGATCGTATTGTGGAAACACGCTTGGCGCGCCAAAAAGAGCGGTTTGCGGATTATGACCAATTGAAAGACCGTGTGAAGGAATTGGAAACGGAAAACGTGGGCTTGAAATCAGCTTTGGAGACTTCTAAGCAGGAATCGGCTTCATCTAGCAAGCAGATTGAGGAATTAGAGGGGAAGGTGGCAGGTTATGAAACAACGGCGCTACGGACTCGGATTGCTCTTCAAAATGGCTTGCCGTATGATTTGGCGGATCGCTTGCAGGGAAGTGACGAGGCGGAATTGACAGCTGATGCGGAGCGGTTGGTTGGCTTTTTGCGAACAACAGAACCAGTACCACCGTTGAAGGATATTGAGCCGGTGAAAGGCGATAACGCGATGAAGCAGATGCTTCAAGAATTAGTTAACAAAGGAGAATAA
- a CDS encoding DUF3310 domain-containing protein, translating to MKQFDNITKPQHYHGKYGLEAMSVVDNFIGDLAGKAAYCWGNVIKYLLRFQMKNGVEDLKKARQHLDWLIGEMEKTDETI from the coding sequence ATGAAACAATTTGATAATATAACAAAACCCCAACACTACCACGGGAAATACGGGCTTGAAGCCATGAGCGTTGTCGATAATTTTATCGGTGATTTAGCTGGGAAGGCAGCCTATTGTTGGGGCAATGTCATCAAGTATTTATTGCGGTTTCAGATGAAAAATGGGGTTGAGGACTTGAAAAAGGCTCGGCAACATCTGGATTGGTTGATTGGGGAGATGGAGAAAACAGATGAAACAATTTAA
- a CDS encoding phage Gp19/Gp15/Gp42 family protein gives MDIFATKDDLELMWRSLKFDEEERAEALLKVVSDSLRVEAEKVGKDLDQIAMERPSYATVLKSVTVDIVARTLMTSTDQEPMTQVAESAMGYSWSGSYLVPGGGLFIKDSELKRLGLKKQRYGVIDIYGTS, from the coding sequence ATGGACATTTTTGCAACAAAAGATGACTTGGAGCTGATGTGGCGTTCTCTGAAATTTGATGAGGAGGAGAGGGCAGAAGCCTTGTTAAAAGTGGTTTCTGATTCGCTACGAGTTGAAGCTGAGAAAGTTGGGAAAGACTTGGATCAGATAGCTATGGAGCGTCCTTCGTATGCAACGGTCTTGAAATCTGTTACGGTGGACATTGTGGCTAGGACCTTGATGACTTCAACAGATCAAGAGCCGATGACGCAAGTCGCAGAGAGTGCTATGGGGTATTCGTGGAGTGGTTCTTATCTAGTACCTGGTGGCGGTCTTTTTATCAAGGATTCTGAATTGAAACGCCTTGGGCTGAAAAAGCAGAGATATGGGGTGATTGATATTTATGGGACATCTTAA
- a CDS encoding DUF1642 domain-containing protein: protein MNKQEVIKTGDRVITRGVVVRNFEGYGGCQFSEVETDKGAIITCATEHLEPDEPQKVKVSQVAVDYYEQYKDELSGFDEWFSGLYSYEFENDFDKAEELQTWLYDNDDKTNRQREFALATLIVNGLDAVEVEQEKLYTVEIPDPNIDEYSIVLGRKEGKVCIKQSMSKTWKMNCSNQLTEAEIKQDFEWAWQFAEEVEGDL from the coding sequence ATGAATAAACAAGAAGTGATTAAAACAGGGGACAGAGTTATCACTCGGGGTGTAGTTGTTCGCAACTTTGAGGGATACGGTGGTTGCCAATTTTCAGAAGTCGAAACTGATAAAGGAGCGATAATTACTTGTGCGACGGAACACCTTGAACCCGATGAACCACAGAAAGTGAAAGTGTCACAAGTAGCTGTAGATTATTATGAGCAATATAAAGACGAATTATCTGGTTTTGATGAATGGTTCAGCGGTTTATATAGTTATGAGTTTGAAAATGATTTTGACAAAGCTGAAGAACTACAAACTTGGCTATATGACAATGATGATAAGACGAATCGTCAGAGAGAGTTTGCTCTTGCAACGTTGATTGTAAATGGTTTAGATGCAGTTGAGGTTGAGCAGGAGAAGTTGTATACAGTCGAGATACCAGACCCGAATATTGATGAATACAGCATAGTGTTAGGTCGCAAAGAAGGGAAAGTGTGTATCAAGCAATCCATGTCGAAAACATGGAAAATGAACTGTAGCAATCAGCTCACCGAAGCCGAAATTAAGCAAGATTTTGAGTGGGCTTGGCAGTTTGCGGAGGAGGTGGAAGGTGACCTATAA
- a CDS encoding DUF1642 domain-containing protein produces MKQFKFGDKVRVLPQEERPDRWLGQMMQYQNGIGIVVNRKVPYCYVCFEDGSTWSYDEEQLELVTDELQKVKIPQFVADWIEECKIIYNLYGVMGRIHDNLVPEDILKWFVHNPTRTGDILARAWLDGYEIEQEKKYRVPLEGLVSANGQQYLSKGENHSDSFFACARDSILIQEFTLEEIPEHYREFAVEVEVDE; encoded by the coding sequence ATGAAACAATTTAAATTTGGAGATAAAGTGAGAGTATTACCACAAGAGGAACGACCTGACCGCTGGTTAGGGCAAATGATGCAGTATCAGAATGGGATTGGTATTGTTGTAAATAGAAAAGTACCTTATTGTTACGTATGTTTTGAAGATGGTTCTACGTGGAGTTATGATGAAGAACAGCTTGAACTAGTGACTGACGAACTACAGAAAGTGAAAATTCCGCAATTTGTGGCGGATTGGATTGAAGAATGTAAAATAATCTACAATCTTTATGGAGTAATGGGGCGAATCCATGACAACCTAGTTCCAGAAGACATTCTTAAATGGTTTGTTCACAATCCTACAAGAACAGGAGACATTTTAGCTCGTGCTTGGCTTGATGGTTATGAGATTGAGCAGGAGAAGAAATATCGGGTACCACTTGAGGGATTGGTTTCTGCAAACGGTCAGCAGTATTTATCAAAAGGCGAGAACCATTCAGATAGTTTTTTCGCTTGTGCAAGGGACAGTATCCTGATTCAGGAGTTTACACTTGAAGAAATTCCAGAGCATTATAGAGAGTTTGCAGTGGAGGTAGAAGTAGATGAATAA
- a CDS encoding polymorphic toxin type 50 domain-containing protein gives MNEDIVPNLLASIQADFEKAYGKSEVITAAFEALKAKQATYKTVNDLAIEVGEILSEALGASLSADKLPDGKMYYNIAKRLLEDTLGRNFELVSGYARDVQQLLNEKAGLGLKAQVPSLNQDKIDGLVNRLSTADDFESVKWLLGDPIVTFTQGIVDDAIQENVDFHAKVGLSPKITRKHVGNCCDWCRGLAGIYDYPHVPKDVYRRHGNCRCTVDYKTGDGKRKNVWSKKWSKESADVLEQRKQINRDIRDNNRKEDIREFKKIVAVLGAENAPISVAKFQDLKYNDGEGYERLKDKVYIRGKISSGEWGTRINPEKQLPHMESTVTPGKSYFYDTIDVQSLFDKYAGTGIIEVDRKGRRTNKEIIELDFPIGVAVSQFGATETNIIKIHHSAKRVHIVPKERR, from the coding sequence ATGAATGAGGATATTGTACCGAACTTACTAGCGTCTATTCAGGCGGATTTTGAAAAGGCTTATGGCAAGAGCGAAGTGATAACGGCTGCTTTTGAGGCTTTGAAGGCTAAGCAAGCGACCTATAAGACGGTCAATGATTTGGCGATTGAGGTTGGCGAAATTTTATCTGAGGCTCTGGGAGCTTCTCTAAGTGCCGATAAGTTGCCAGACGGTAAAATGTATTATAATATCGCGAAACGTTTGTTAGAGGACACGCTGGGGCGGAATTTTGAGCTTGTCAGCGGTTATGCGAGAGATGTTCAGCAATTGTTAAATGAAAAGGCTGGTTTGGGCTTAAAAGCGCAAGTGCCGTCTTTGAATCAAGATAAGATTGATGGCTTGGTCAACCGTTTGTCTACCGCAGATGATTTTGAGAGTGTGAAATGGCTCTTGGGTGATCCAATTGTGACGTTTACGCAGGGGATTGTCGATGATGCTATTCAGGAAAATGTGGACTTTCATGCGAAAGTAGGGCTGAGCCCTAAAATTACACGAAAACACGTTGGAAACTGCTGTGATTGGTGCCGTGGCTTGGCTGGAATCTATGACTATCCTCATGTGCCAAAAGACGTGTATCGGAGGCATGGCAATTGTCGGTGTACTGTTGACTACAAAACAGGCGATGGTAAAAGGAAAAATGTTTGGTCGAAAAAATGGAGTAAGGAAAGCGCTGATGTCTTGGAACAGCGTAAGCAAATAAATAGGGATATTCGTGATAATAACCGCAAGGAAGATATCAGAGAATTTAAGAAAATTGTCGCGGTTTTAGGTGCTGAAAATGCCCCTATATCAGTAGCAAAATTTCAAGATTTGAAGTATAATGATGGTGAGGGATATGAGCGTTTAAAAGATAAGGTTTATATTAGAGGTAAAATTAGTTCGGGAGAGTGGGGAACTAGGATTAATCCAGAAAAACAACTTCCACACATGGAATCAACAGTTACTCCTGGAAAATCATATTTTTATGACACAATTGATGTACAATCATTATTTGATAAGTATGCTGGAACAGGAATAATTGAAGTGGACCGGAAAGGTAGAAGAACCAATAAAGAGATTATAGAATTAGATTTTCCGATTGGTGTGGCTGTAAGTCAATTTGGTGCAACTGAAACTAATATAATAAAAATTCACCACTCAGCAAAAAGAGTACATATTGTACCTAAAGAAAGGAGATAG
- a CDS encoding site-specific integrase: MKRVEPIRDTDDIERLKDYLRSRNERDYVLVMCGLYSGLRISDIVPLKVRDVVGNRIEVIEKKTGKVKPFAINPELRKALKWYIKNNELKDYDYLFPSRKKKNVNGVRIAHIGRVAAYQIFKEAAERVGLENIGTHSMRKTFGYHFYKQTQNIVLLMNLFNHASPDITLIYIGYKQDELDDAMLSFDYKNGMYLT; encoded by the coding sequence ATGAAGCGAGTCGAACCAATCAGAGATACCGATGACATTGAACGATTAAAAGACTATCTGCGTTCTCGTAATGAGCGAGATTATGTACTAGTTATGTGTGGACTCTATTCTGGACTTAGGATTAGTGACATTGTACCTCTAAAAGTAAGAGATGTTGTTGGCAATCGTATTGAGGTCATCGAAAAAAAGACGGGAAAAGTGAAACCATTTGCTATCAATCCAGAATTAAGAAAGGCTTTGAAATGGTACATTAAAAATAATGAGTTGAAAGATTATGACTATCTATTCCCGAGCAGAAAAAAGAAAAATGTAAACGGTGTTCGGATTGCTCACATTGGACGAGTTGCTGCTTATCAGATTTTTAAAGAAGCGGCTGAACGTGTCGGCTTGGAGAATATAGGGACACATTCAATGAGAAAAACTTTTGGATATCATTTCTATAAGCAAACTCAAAACATTGTGCTATTGATGAATCTATTTAACCACGCTTCGCCAGACATTACATTGATATACATTGGTTATAAGCAGGACGAACTAGACGATGCTATGCTTAGTTTTGATTATAAAAACGGTATGTATTTAACATAA
- a CDS encoding phage major capsid protein → MVLKSGSLFPAETVKDMFSKVQGHSVLAKLSGQTPIPFNGIEQFIFNLEGNAQIVGEGEAKGAGDAKITSKVIKPLKFVYQARITDEFKYATEEKQMNYLQHFMDGFAKKMAEAFDIAALHGLEPKTLTDATFRNTNSFDGVIKGNVVTYEEAKVDSNIEDAVLQVRSKGCEVTGLALSPLAGGALGKKRDKNEVHLYPEFRFGQNPNSFFGMTSDINKTMTVEGGTARKDHAIVGDFQNMFKWGYAENIPMEIIEYGDPDGAGRDLKQYNEICLRAEAFIGWGILDETAFARVEEA, encoded by the coding sequence ATGGTATTAAAATCAGGAAGTCTATTTCCAGCAGAAACAGTAAAAGATATGTTTAGTAAAGTCCAAGGTCATTCTGTCTTGGCAAAATTATCTGGTCAAACGCCAATTCCATTTAATGGTATTGAGCAGTTTATCTTTAACTTGGAAGGCAATGCTCAGATTGTCGGAGAAGGGGAAGCTAAGGGTGCAGGAGACGCTAAGATCACTTCTAAGGTTATTAAACCGTTGAAGTTTGTCTATCAGGCTCGTATTACAGATGAGTTTAAATACGCAACGGAGGAAAAGCAAATGAATTATTTGCAGCATTTTATGGACGGTTTTGCGAAGAAAATGGCAGAAGCGTTTGATATTGCAGCTCTTCATGGGCTTGAGCCTAAGACCCTAACAGATGCTACATTCCGTAATACCAATTCCTTTGATGGTGTCATTAAGGGAAATGTGGTCACATACGAGGAAGCGAAGGTTGATAGCAATATTGAAGATGCTGTTTTACAGGTTCGCTCCAAAGGTTGTGAGGTTACTGGATTAGCTTTATCTCCGCTTGCTGGTGGTGCCCTAGGTAAGAAACGAGATAAGAACGAAGTACACCTTTATCCAGAATTTCGTTTTGGGCAAAATCCAAATTCTTTCTTTGGTATGACATCTGATATCAACAAGACAATGACGGTTGAGGGTGGTACTGCTAGGAAAGACCATGCGATTGTGGGGGATTTCCAAAACATGTTCAAATGGGGATACGCTGAAAATATTCCTATGGAAATTATCGAGTATGGAGATCCAGATGGTGCAGGTCGTGACTTGAAGCAATACAATGAAATCTGTCTGCGTGCAGAAGCATTCATTGGTTGGGGTATCTTGGATGAAACTGCCTTTGCTCGTGTAGAGGAGGCATAG
- a CDS encoding ArpU family phage packaging/lysis transcriptional regulator: MTFFPEIDEKQTIRNAKRKLREYPRWRRIAGDVDGQKVTATYSFEPRQSHGSPSRPVERLAISKADALAELEAIEYAVGHLLDPYQRKVLYDLYLTNYPKTNAELENELGYEKTRYHEIVFNALLAFAELYRSGCLVALSGIIAE, translated from the coding sequence GTGACTTTTTTTCCAGAGATTGACGAAAAACAGACAATCAGAAATGCTAAGAGGAAACTGAGAGAGTATCCACGTTGGAGGCGGATTGCAGGCGATGTTGACGGTCAGAAAGTCACAGCGACTTACTCCTTTGAGCCTAGGCAATCGCATGGGAGTCCGAGTAGACCAGTTGAGCGGTTGGCGATAAGCAAGGCAGATGCATTAGCAGAGCTTGAAGCTATCGAGTATGCGGTGGGTCATCTGCTTGATCCGTATCAACGTAAAGTACTTTATGATTTGTATTTGACCAATTATCCAAAAACTAATGCGGAATTAGAGAATGAATTGGGATATGAGAAAACCCGTTATCATGAGATTGTGTTTAATGCTTTACTAGCTTTTGCGGAACTTTACAGAAGCGGGTGCTTGGTTGCTCTGAGCGGAATAATAGCGGAATAA
- a CDS encoding DUF5361 domain-containing protein: protein MIQTDEEALICDLAETYHIVDYRALPASKVAILAGGLRDDSRIKMILSHQEIAFDTLVLAGILDRLSLLYWAQTKDGQKGANPPVSIVNKLLHKEVERQELVFSSGEDFEKAKRALLEKIGGES, encoded by the coding sequence ATGATTCAGACTGATGAAGAGGCGTTGATTTGTGATTTGGCTGAGACGTATCATATAGTGGATTATCGAGCATTGCCCGCTAGTAAGGTGGCTATTCTAGCGGGTGGTTTGCGGGATGATTCAAGAATTAAGATGATTCTTTCTCATCAAGAGATTGCTTTTGATACGTTGGTCTTAGCTGGAATTTTAGACCGATTAAGTCTGTTGTACTGGGCACAGACGAAAGATGGTCAAAAAGGGGCAAATCCGCCGGTTTCTATTGTGAACAAACTGCTCCACAAGGAAGTTGAGAGACAAGAGTTGGTCTTTTCATCTGGTGAGGATTTTGAAAAAGCGAAGCGGGCACTACTAGAAAAGATAGGGGGTGAGAGTTGA
- a CDS encoding terminase encodes MARVKKKLGNQNPTQSVILPYTKKKSLSKEAVEIYERTGLSCYAWQVNLLQPIMAVDKSGLWVHQKFGYSIPRRNGKSEILYMLELWGLEHGLNILHTAHRISTSHSSFEKVKRYLEKMGYVDGEDFNSIRAKGQERIELYKSGGVVQFRTRTSNGGLGEGFDLLIIDEAQEYTTEQESALKYTVTDSDNPMTVMCGTPPTPVSSGTVFTKYRSACLFGKSKYSGWAEWSVDTEREIDDVEAWYNSNPSMGYHLNERKIEAELGEDKLDHNVQRLGYWPQYNQKSAISETEWESLRVSQLPAFSGPLFVGIKYGQDGTNVAMSVAVRTAEGQVFVEVIDCQSVRNGNQWMIHFLKKAKVAQIVVDGASGQKILDDELRDFRIKNVVLPTVKEIIVANSMWEQGIYQKTLCHAGQPSLSKVATNCDKRNIGSNGGFGYRSHFDDMDISLMDSALLAHWACMTTKPKKKQKVSY; translated from the coding sequence ATGGCTAGGGTTAAGAAAAAACTTGGCAATCAAAATCCTACTCAATCGGTAATTCTTCCATATACTAAAAAGAAATCATTGTCAAAAGAGGCGGTGGAGATCTATGAACGGACGGGCTTGTCTTGCTATGCTTGGCAGGTCAATCTTTTACAGCCAATCATGGCGGTAGATAAGTCTGGCTTGTGGGTGCATCAGAAGTTTGGCTACTCGATTCCTCGGCGGAATGGGAAGTCGGAAATCCTCTACATGTTGGAGCTGTGGGGCTTGGAGCATGGGTTGAATATCCTGCATACGGCTCATCGTATCAGCACGTCGCATTCGTCTTTTGAAAAGGTCAAGCGTTATCTGGAAAAGATGGGCTATGTGGACGGGGAGGACTTTAATTCTATTCGTGCTAAGGGTCAAGAGCGCATTGAGCTTTACAAGTCTGGCGGTGTGGTGCAGTTTCGAACTAGGACTTCCAATGGGGGTCTTGGTGAGGGATTTGACTTGCTCATCATTGACGAGGCTCAGGAGTACACGACTGAGCAGGAGTCGGCTCTCAAGTACACGGTGACAGATAGTGACAATCCGATGACGGTCATGTGTGGTACTCCGCCAACGCCGGTCTCAAGTGGGACGGTCTTTACTAAGTATCGGAGTGCTTGTCTTTTTGGGAAATCCAAGTATTCAGGCTGGGCTGAGTGGTCTGTCGATACGGAAAGAGAGATTGACGATGTGGAGGCTTGGTATAACTCCAATCCTTCTATGGGCTATCACTTAAATGAGCGGAAGATTGAGGCAGAGCTTGGCGAAGACAAGCTGGACCACAATGTACAGCGCTTGGGCTACTGGCCACAGTACAATCAAAAGTCTGCTATTTCAGAAACGGAGTGGGAATCCTTGAGGGTTTCTCAGCTTCCTGCTTTTTCTGGTCCGTTATTTGTCGGTATCAAGTATGGTCAAGACGGCACGAATGTCGCTATGAGCGTGGCAGTGCGGACGGCAGAAGGGCAGGTCTTTGTAGAGGTGATTGATTGTCAATCGGTTAGAAATGGCAATCAGTGGATGATTCATTTCTTGAAGAAGGCAAAAGTGGCGCAGATTGTTGTGGACGGTGCGAGCGGTCAGAAGATTTTAGATGATGAGTTGAGGGATTTTCGCATTAAAAATGTGGTGTTGCCAACGGTCAAGGAAATCATTGTCGCTAATAGCATGTGGGAACAGGGGATTTATCAAAAGACCTTGTGCCATGCTGGTCAGCCGTCTTTGTCGAAGGTAGCGACTAACTGCGATAAGCGCAATATTGGCTCCAATGGTGGCTTTGGCTATCGTTCTCATTTTGATGATATGGATATTAGTCTTATGGATAGTGCTTTGCTTGCGCACTGGGCTTGTATGACAACGAAGCCGAAGAAAAAGCAAAAAGTTAGTTATTAA
- a CDS encoding phage tail protein, producing the protein MSNATNVTAAKPKVGGAIYSAPLGTKLPTNATSKLDAAFVALGYVSEDGATNSNSPSSENIKAWGGDTVNSVQTEKEDTFSYTLIEALNVDVLKEVYGNENVSGDLSSGITITANSKELKEHCIVIEMLLKGGVMKRIVLPCAKVSEVGEISYKDGENVGYETTVQALPDEHENTHYEYIQAAKPTVGG; encoded by the coding sequence ATGTCAAATGCAACAAATGTAACGGCTGCAAAGCCGAAAGTTGGTGGTGCGATTTATTCTGCGCCACTTGGAACTAAATTGCCTACGAATGCAACGAGTAAGCTCGATGCAGCTTTTGTCGCTTTAGGTTATGTGTCAGAAGATGGAGCTACAAATTCAAATTCTCCTTCAAGCGAAAACATTAAGGCTTGGGGTGGGGATACGGTCAACTCTGTTCAGACAGAAAAAGAAGATACCTTTTCTTATACGTTGATTGAGGCATTGAATGTCGATGTGCTGAAAGAAGTGTATGGTAATGAGAATGTTTCTGGAGATTTATCATCGGGAATTACCATTACAGCTAACTCGAAAGAATTGAAGGAACACTGTATCGTTATTGAAATGCTGTTGAAGGGCGGGGTCATGAAACGGATCGTGCTACCGTGTGCAAAGGTTTCTGAAGTAGGTGAAATCAGCTATAAAGATGGTGAAAATGTTGGCTATGAAACAACAGTACAGGCTTTGCCGGACGAACATGAAAACACTCACTATGAGTATATTCAAGCGGCTAAACCAACGGTGGGAGGATAA
- a CDS encoding HNH endonuclease has product MQARADRQGKHRVAFEKNKKVILKTRNTCGICGNPVDKSLRYPHPLSPVIDHIIPVIKNGHPSDIDNLQLAHWQCNRQKSDKLYADERASDTKVIGNRNLPQSCDWISYKG; this is encoded by the coding sequence ATGCAAGCAAGAGCAGACCGTCAAGGAAAACACCGGGTGGCCTTTGAAAAGAACAAGAAGGTTATTTTAAAAACTCGTAATACTTGTGGTATTTGTGGTAATCCAGTTGATAAGAGTTTGAGGTATCCTCATCCACTTAGTCCAGTCATTGACCACATCATTCCAGTCATCAAGAACGGTCATCCATCAGATATAGATAACTTACAGCTTGCGCATTGGCAATGTAACAGACAGAAGTCTGATAAGTTGTATGCTGATGAGCGAGCAAGTGATACAAAAGTGATTGGAAATCGCAATCTTCCGCAAAGTTGTGATTGGATTTCATACAAAGGATAA